Proteins encoded in a region of the Streptomyces akebiae genome:
- a CDS encoding ABC transporter ATP-binding protein, whose amino-acid sequence MIQAIGLTSNPRKEFPLAVDDVSFEAHSGHVTALLGAPGAGKSTALKLMLELQPGRGVAYFRGRPLHRIAHPSREVGVLLGDVPGHPARTVRGHLRMLCAAAGLPTRRADEVLEVVGLVSLCDARLRTLSRGMDRRLGLACALLSDPHTLVLDEPAHGLAVREGRWLHGIMRAHADQGGTVLFTTGDPKEAARTADRVLTLEQGRLVADQEVADFSRTRLRPRVAVRTPYAARLEALLTKEARTARRSVEIVPEGGNRLSVYGSTCAEIGEVAFRHGILVHQLADEIGDMGPMSQMPPVAVENDPVCAEGAPDSLHEAQGPLEAHWTAAEGPKGSAFVTVTEPRTALATDAALATDAALATDAALATDAALATDAALATDAALATDAALAAPPQDRPSEAGPLPPSPALPALPPPITVRSAPSPLRPLRYELRRAGGVGTAYVTAAAVLVTSALMAVALARIGHTPQPRLLAAWPRELPLPPAAIGAGLLGAFAFGDEFRHPALAADRGTVPRRLGLLVAKLLVAAATALLLAILAVGCDLEVLYLVYGPELISVPADWLPLGASWVGLVVGCAWAGVLAAGVFRSTSAGLAAVVAVPLLVVPLVQKLLEGSSVRSAIGFPMRLRELVLVQWPFGGERYLEAVARAIIQPVGGALLLSLTALLGAYLLTNLRGRVRG is encoded by the coding sequence GTGATCCAGGCCATCGGATTGACCAGCAATCCTCGCAAGGAGTTTCCGCTTGCCGTCGACGATGTGTCCTTCGAGGCGCACTCCGGTCACGTCACCGCACTCCTCGGGGCCCCCGGAGCGGGCAAGTCGACAGCGCTGAAACTCATGCTCGAACTTCAACCGGGCCGTGGCGTTGCCTACTTCAGAGGGCGCCCCCTGCACCGCATCGCCCACCCCTCGCGCGAGGTCGGCGTGCTTCTCGGTGACGTGCCCGGCCACCCGGCCCGCACCGTCCGAGGCCATCTGCGCATGCTGTGCGCGGCCGCGGGGCTGCCCACGCGGCGGGCCGACGAAGTCCTGGAGGTCGTGGGCCTGGTCAGCCTGTGCGATGCGCGGCTGCGCACGCTCTCGCGGGGCATGGACCGCCGCCTCGGTCTGGCCTGTGCGCTGCTGTCCGACCCGCACACCCTCGTGCTGGACGAGCCGGCTCACGGGCTGGCCGTTCGTGAAGGCAGGTGGCTGCACGGGATCATGCGGGCGCACGCCGATCAGGGCGGCACGGTCCTGTTCACCACCGGCGACCCCAAGGAGGCCGCGCGGACCGCCGACCGGGTCCTCACTCTCGAACAGGGCAGGCTCGTCGCCGACCAGGAGGTCGCCGACTTCTCCCGGACCCGGCTGCGGCCCAGGGTGGCCGTCCGTACCCCGTACGCCGCCCGGCTCGAGGCGCTGCTCACCAAGGAGGCCCGGACCGCACGGCGTTCCGTGGAGATCGTGCCGGAGGGAGGAAATCGGCTGTCGGTGTACGGCAGTACGTGTGCGGAGATCGGTGAGGTCGCGTTCCGGCACGGCATCCTCGTGCACCAACTCGCGGACGAGATCGGTGACATGGGGCCCATGTCGCAGATGCCGCCGGTGGCGGTGGAGAACGATCCGGTGTGTGCCGAGGGCGCGCCCGACTCGCTCCATGAGGCCCAGGGGCCGCTTGAGGCGCACTGGACGGCCGCCGAGGGGCCTAAGGGGAGCGCGTTCGTGACCGTGACCGAGCCCCGAACCGCTCTCGCGACCGATGCCGCTCTTGCGACCGATGCCGCTCTTGCGACCGATGCCGCTCTTGCGACCGATGCCGCTCTCGCGACCGATGCCGCTCTCGCGACCGATGCCGCTCTCGCGACCGATGCCGCTCTCGCGGCGCCGCCCCAGGATCGCCCGTCGGAAGCGGGCCCGCTGCCGCCTTCGCCGGCACTGCCGGCGCTCCCGCCGCCCATTACCGTGCGGTCGGCGCCGAGCCCGTTGCGTCCGTTGCGGTACGAGTTGCGGCGGGCTGGCGGCGTCGGCACCGCGTATGTCACCGCCGCGGCCGTGCTCGTCACGTCCGCCCTCATGGCGGTGGCCCTGGCCAGGATCGGGCACACCCCGCAGCCGCGACTGCTGGCCGCGTGGCCGCGGGAGCTGCCGTTGCCGCCCGCCGCCATCGGCGCGGGGTTGCTCGGGGCCTTCGCGTTCGGCGACGAGTTCCGCCACCCCGCGCTGGCCGCGGACCGTGGCACCGTGCCCCGTCGGCTGGGACTGCTCGTCGCGAAGCTCCTAGTCGCGGCGGCCACCGCGCTGCTCCTGGCGATCCTCGCCGTGGGCTGCGACCTCGAAGTGCTCTACCTCGTCTACGGGCCGGAACTCATCTCCGTCCCGGCTGACTGGCTGCCGCTCGGGGCGAGTTGGGTCGGGCTCGTCGTGGGGTGCGCCTGGGCAGGGGTGCTCGCGGCGGGGGTCTTCCGGTCCACGTCCGCAGGGCTCGCCGCCGTGGTCGCCGTGCCCCTCCTCGTCGTACCCCTGGTGCAGAAGCTGCTGGAGGGATCGTCCGTGCGCAGTGCGATCGGGTTTCCGATGCGGCTGCGCGAGCTCGTGCTGGTGCAGTGGCCGTTCGGGGGAGAGCGCTATCTGGAAGCGGTGGCGCGGGCGATCATCCAACCCGTGGGCGGGGCGCTGCTGTTGTCGCTGACCGCGCTGCTGGGGGCCTACCTGCTCACGAACCTGCGCGGTCGGGTCCGCGGATGA
- a CDS encoding FadR/GntR family transcriptional regulator, translated as MSTLAHTMMTAARSADSGLAGPGELDRYPYAEHSGVDRVGLPAWDGAEPELGRVGRRAAGSRGRGLHGQLVQQLGQMIVSGDLGADRPLVPEEIGQRFEVSRTVVRESLRVLEAKGLVSARPNVGTRVRPVSDWNLLDPDIIEWRAFGPQRDDQRRELNELRWTIEPLAARLAAGHGRDDVQQRLGDMVELMGHAMAQGDPLTFSRADAEFHSLLIQLAGNRMLEHLSGIVSAALQVSGGPVTGCDRPTESALGHHARIVDALAAGDGGAAEAAMRQLLTVHPEVERVVPAPREH; from the coding sequence GTGAGTACCCTTGCGCACACCATGATGACCGCCGCCCGCTCCGCCGACTCCGGCCTCGCAGGACCGGGCGAACTCGACCGCTACCCCTACGCCGAGCACTCCGGTGTCGACCGCGTAGGCCTCCCCGCCTGGGACGGCGCGGAGCCCGAGCTGGGGCGCGTGGGCCGACGCGCCGCCGGGAGCCGCGGACGCGGACTGCACGGCCAACTCGTCCAGCAGCTCGGCCAGATGATCGTTTCCGGGGACCTGGGCGCGGATCGCCCGCTCGTGCCCGAGGAGATCGGCCAGCGGTTCGAGGTCTCCCGCACCGTCGTCCGTGAATCCCTGCGTGTCCTGGAGGCCAAGGGCCTGGTCAGCGCCCGGCCGAACGTCGGCACGCGCGTCCGTCCCGTCAGTGACTGGAACCTGCTCGACCCGGACATCATCGAGTGGCGGGCCTTCGGCCCGCAGCGTGACGACCAGCGGCGCGAGCTCAATGAACTGCGCTGGACGATCGAGCCGCTCGCCGCTCGCCTCGCCGCCGGACACGGCCGCGACGACGTCCAGCAGCGTCTCGGCGACATGGTCGAGCTCATGGGCCACGCCATGGCCCAGGGTGACCCGCTGACCTTCTCGCGGGCGGACGCCGAGTTCCACTCGCTGCTCATCCAGCTCGCGGGCAACCGCATGCTGGAGCACCTCTCCGGAATCGTCTCCGCGGCCCTCCAGGTCTCCGGCGGACCGGTCACCGGATGTGACCGGCCGACCGAGTCGGCGCTGGGTCATCACGCCCGGATCGTCGACGCCCTCGCCGCGGGCGACGGAGGGGCGGCCGAGGCGGCCATGCGTCAACTGCTCACCGTCCACCCCGAGGTGGAACGTGTGGTGCCCGCGCCGCGCGAGCACTGA
- a CDS encoding NUDIX hydrolase, which produces MPYDPSDYPPFAVTVDLVVLTVRRHALCALTVRRGEQPFQGRWALPGGFVRPDEDLSQAAARELAEETGLTAHEPSEPAQDNGAHLEQLATYGDPKRDPRMRVVSVAHLALAPDLPAPRPGGDAHSARWAPVEELLEQGGYARDGEPMAPLAFDHAQILADGVERARSKIEYSSLATAFCPPEFTVGELRRVYEAVWGVALDPRNFHRKVTGTPGFLVPTGGTTTRQGGRPAQLFRAGGATLLNPPMLRPEV; this is translated from the coding sequence ATGCCCTACGACCCGTCGGACTATCCGCCCTTCGCTGTGACCGTGGACCTGGTCGTGCTGACCGTCCGTCGTCATGCGCTCTGCGCACTGACGGTACGACGGGGCGAACAGCCGTTCCAGGGGCGATGGGCGTTGCCCGGTGGCTTCGTCCGGCCGGACGAGGATCTGTCGCAGGCAGCGGCGAGGGAGCTGGCGGAGGAGACCGGGCTCACCGCTCATGAACCGTCCGAGCCCGCGCAGGACAACGGCGCGCACCTGGAGCAGTTGGCGACCTACGGTGACCCGAAGCGCGACCCGAGGATGAGGGTTGTCAGCGTCGCCCATCTCGCCCTCGCCCCGGACCTGCCCGCGCCCCGGCCGGGCGGAGACGCCCACAGCGCGCGCTGGGCACCCGTCGAGGAACTGCTGGAGCAGGGTGGTTACGCGCGTGACGGCGAGCCGATGGCGCCGTTGGCCTTCGATCACGCGCAGATCCTCGCGGACGGGGTGGAGCGTGCCCGTTCCAAGATCGAGTACTCCTCGCTGGCCACGGCCTTCTGTCCGCCGGAGTTCACGGTCGGCGAGCTGCGGCGTGTCTACGAGGCTGTGTGGGGGGTGGCCCTCGATCCACGCAACTTCCATCGCAAGGTGACGGGCACGCCGGGCTTCCTGGTGCCCACCGGTGGCACCACCACGCGGCAGGGCGGCCGTCCCGCCCAGCTCTTCCGCGCCGGCGGCGCCACCCTCCTCAACCCGCCGATGCTGCGCCCGGAGGTCTGA